CCTACCCCGCCAGCGCCGAGGCCCTGGAGGATAGCCAGGTCTTGGCCATCCCCAAGGAGCGCTTCTTCCAGCTGGTGGAAGCCCGCCCCCCCTTGGCCCGGGCCCTGATCCGCTACCTGGCCCGCCGCCAAGGGCAGCTTCTCCACCTCTTGGACCGCCTGGTCTTTCACGAGGTGCGGGAGAGGCTTTGTGAGTTCCTTTTGCAGAAGTTGGCGGAGGAAGGCCAAGGCTTCCACCTCCCCACCAATCCGGAGCTCGCAGCCCTTTTGGGCACCGTGCCCGAGGCGGTTTCCCGAAACCTGGGCCAGCTGTACCGCCAGGGCCTGATCCGGCTAAAAGGGCGGCAGGTGGAGATTCCCCACCCTCAGGCTCTGATGGAGCTGATTAGGTGAAAGTCCTTCGTTTGCTACTTGACACCACTAGCAGACATGAGAGATAAGGGGGGTGCCATGCGCAAC
The genomic region above belongs to Thermus caldifontis and contains:
- a CDS encoding Crp/Fnr family transcriptional regulator — its product is MDLRLVPLFRDLALEDLEALEGEARARRLKRGEVLFLEGEPVRSLFVVEKGLIKVYKLDPEGRKQVVLHLEGPGRVLAEVALFLDRPTYPASAEALEDSQVLAIPKERFFQLVEARPPLARALIRYLARRQGQLLHLLDRLVFHEVRERLCEFLLQKLAEEGQGFHLPTNPELAALLGTVPEAVSRNLGQLYRQGLIRLKGRQVEIPHPQALMELIR